The Mucilaginibacter defluvii genome contains the following window.
TTAGTTATTCCATAATACATTAGATCATATCTATAACTCCTTCCGCATCACATAGTCATTCATAAAGTAGGGCCCGATGGGTATATCTTCCTCGTAAATTACTTCAAAGCCCATCTTCTCGTACATGCCTTTGGCTTTGTTGTGGCGGTTAACATTCAGGTCGAGCTTATCGGCTCCGGTAGCTTTAACATGCTTAACTATTTTGTTTATCAGCGCTTTGCCGTAGCCTTTGCCCTGCATAGCGGGCAGGCAGTATAGCTTGTGCAGTTTATATACTTCCGGATTATCTTCGCGTTGCGAGTAAGCGGCAAAACCCACTGCCTGATCATCCTCCAACAAAAGCAAAAAGGTTTGTTCGCCGGTTTCAACCTGGCGTTCAATTACCTCAGGCGCGTAAATGGTGCCGAGCATGTATTCAATCTGCTCTTTTTCCAATATAGGCGAATAAGTTGGCCACCAGATTTCCTGGGCTAATTGCACTATGGTAGCGGCATCGTTTATATTAGCTTGGCGTATGGTATACATATTATTCAAAACTTTGACCTACCGCGAAATAGTCTTCCAGCTCAGCCAGGGTTGATGAGCCTGTGGCGATGTCTTTTATAATAACGCCCTTTTCCATCAGAATAATACGGTCGCTCACATCGGTAATGTGGTTAAGGTCATGGCTTGATACAATGGTAGTAACCCCGCGCTGGCTGCTCAGTTCCTTCAAAATATTTTTCAGACGGATCTGTGTCGATGGGTCGATATTGGCAAAAGGTTCGTCCAGCATCAGCAACTCCGGCTTTTGCAGCAAGCAGGCAGCAATACCTACTTTAGCCTGGTTACCTTTTGACAGGTCGCGGATGTATTTACCGCGTTTTAATATCTCGCCGTTAAAAAACTCGGCAAGGGTGGTTAAAAAGTCATCTACGTGCGCCTTGCTTTCGCCATTCAGTCCGCCGATGAAATACAGGTATTCTTCGGGGGTAAGATAGTCTATCAAGAAGCCCTCATCAAGGTAAGCGGCGGTATAATTTTTCCAATGCTCGTTACCGGCAACAATCTGGCCTTTTGACAGGATCTCGCCTTTATCGGCACGGATCAGATCAAGCACCATGCGGAACAGGGTGGTTTTACCCGCGCCGTTATTGCCTACCAGGCCAATACTTTCGCCTGCTTTAATTTCAAGCTGAGGTACATTTACAACGGCCTTGCCGGCATATACCTTTACAATATCTTTTACTTCGATCATGGATTTATTTAGCTCTGAAGCCTTCGGCCAGTTTAAATTTTTTAGTTATAAAGTCCTGTTCCAGTTTTTTGATCCAGAACGGGCGTAGCGCAATACATATTACCCCTACAGCGGCCAGCACTGCTAAAGCTACGTTGCTATTTACAAAGTATCTTAGCGGTGCATAAAGCACAAAGGGTGTTACCAGTAACGGAATAGATACCAGGAGTTGAGTAGCGCCAACGCCTTCCCAATTGAAGGACGCGCCTTTGCTGAGGTCAATACGCCTGTGGTTGCGGTTTGCAAAGTATAATATAATGGTGGTGTTAACACCCAGGTTCCACAGGTACATCACAAAGTGGATCAACACCACACGCCAACCAAAATAAACATAAGGTATGGTAAGGATAAACGCTACAGTTGATACGCCCGTAAACAGCAGGTATTTGGCTTTCAGAAAATCGGTAAATTTTACTTTGCTCACCAGTATGCCATCAAAATGCGAGGCCTGCCAGCTAAACATAAACTGCCCGTAGTTGATGATGAAAATACCCGTCATGAACATGCCGACAAATACCTTGAAACCCTCGTTGTTTTTAAATGCCGGGTTAGGGTAGAAGAACAGGCCATACAGCATAAAGAACAAGCCCATGATCAAGGCGGAGCGGGGCCGCTTATTGCGGAAGATCAGCTTAATCTCGTTCGCTACCAAATCGCCAACGCTACCAAAGCGGTTAAGTATCGGGTAATCGGTACTGTTTTTATATGATGATGCTTTGTTGGCATTCAAATCCTCCAGGTACAGATTGGCCTTTAAAAACAAAAAGTTGATGTAAAACATTACTGCCGCCAAAGCAACAGGCACCAATGCAAGGGCAGGCGTGGTCATCATCTTACCAAAAAAGCTGTATGAAATAGCTTTTATGGAGTAAAAATGCCACATAAAATCGCCCGCGTTAATGAGGATCAGCACTGCCGAAACCGCCAGAAAGATCCACCCGTTAAGGTTTGAGCGGCGCTTAATGTACAGCGCCAGGTAATTATTAAAAACCATAAAGCCGGTTATGGCGACAAAAAAAGCCAGCGCGGCAACACCGCTGTCAGGCGCGATTACCTTGAATATAAAAAATGAAAATAGCAGGTATGGCCACAAGTTAAAAAAAGACAGCATAGAAACCGCCGAAAGATACTTGATCACTGTGTTGCGCTTTACGCGCAAATGCAGGTAAGGCTGAACCTTTAATGTTGGGAGCTCCTGCAATTGCAGGCGTAGTAGCAAGTCACACAGAAAGTAAAGGAGTAGTATTCCACAAAATGGTGCAACAATATCCTGGTTTTTATATATTCCTTCCAGGATTTTGTCAAGTGCGAAGCCTATTACCAGGATAGAGCCCAGCAGATAAAGGATCAACAGGCCCATCACTATTCGTACCGCAATATTTTTACCGGTATTTTTTGCCCGCCAGAATGATTTTAACTCGTGGCTGATGAAAGTTGAGGTCATTGTGTTAACAGAGGTTTTTACTAAGATTATAAAATTACCCTATTGTTACAACGGCCTTGGTTTTTGCAAGGCATGGCCATGCAGCAATAGGGGAACCGGCTGTTAAAATAGCAAAAATTACCCAACGGTTAATATTTATACCGGTTGCCCCAAAGCTTTTTGAGTTTTTCCCTGATCTCGTTTTCCTTGGAGTTTACGCCCGGCTGGTATATTTTGCGGCCCCTGATAGCTTCCGGCAAAAAATCCAAATCAGTAAAATTCCCCTCAAAATTATGCGCGTACTTATAATTTTTGCCATAACCAATGTTCTTCATCAGCTTGGTTGGCGCGTTACGCAGGTGCAGGGGTACGGGCAGATCGCCGGTTTGTTTAACCAGGGCAATAGCTTCGCCAATGGCGGTAGTTGCTGAGTTGCTCTTGGGTGATGTTGCCAGGTAGATAGCGGTTTGCGACAGGATCAATTGCGACTCGGGCATGCCAATTTTGGTCACCGCCTCAAAGCAGCTTTGCGCCAGCAGCAGGGCGTTTGGGTTGGCGTTACCAATGTCCTCTGATGCCAAAATGAGCATACGCCGGGCGATGAACAGCGGATCTTCGCCACCCACGATCATGCGGGCCAGCCAGTATACAGCACCGTTTGGGTCGCTGCCGCGCATGGATTTGATGAATGCCGATATAATATCATAATGCTGCTCGCCGGTTTTATCATACAGCGCCATATTTTGCTGTACGTGTTCAAGCACCACCTCATTATCCAGTTCAATGCTGTCACCATCAAAGGCGTTTACCAGCAGCTCAAAAATATTAAGCAGCTTACGGGCATCGCCACCGCTAAGGCGCAGCAGAGCTTCGTGTTCTTTTATGGTGATGTGTTTGTCTTTTAAGATCACATCCTCGCTCATGGCCTTTTCCAGCAGGTTTACCAAGTCGGCTTCAGACAAATGTTGTAAAATATATACCTGGCATCGCGACAGCAAAGCGGAGATTACTTCGAAGGACGGGTTTTCGGTAGTAGCGCCTATCAGCGTAACAATGCCCCGCTCCACGGCACCCAGCAGCGAGTCCTGCTGCGATTTGGAGAAGCGGTGTATCTCATCAATAAACAATACCGGCAAGGTTTCGCCCCGATCTTTCAGCAGCGATGCCTTTTCGATCACCTCGCGTACATCCTTAACCCCCGAGTTAATGGCGCTCAGCGAAAAGAACGGGCGGTATAGCGATTGTGAAATGATGTAAGCCAGCGTAGTTTTACCTACCCCCGGCGGGCCCCAGAAAATCATGGAGGGGAGCGAGCCGCTTTCAATAGCCTTGCGCAGCACAGCACCCGGACCAACCAGGTGTTTTTGGCCCACATAATCATCCAGGGTTGCCGGGCGCATACGCTCGGCCAGCGGCGGCAGATTGTTCATCCCGTAAAAATCAGAAAACTATAGAGTATATCCTAAAAAAGTTAGTAATATTACTGTGGCTGATGTTTAGTTCTTCGACTGGCTCAGGATGACAGTATGAGTGGGCTTTTTTGTCATTGTGAGCCTATCTAACCATTGGCAAAGCGATGAGCCGCGCGTTTAGTTCTTCGACAAGCTCAGGATGACAGACAAACTGAATTAAAATATGAACCGAATAATTTTATTACTTGCAATACCCATGTTGCTGATGGCATGCAAAAGCAAACGTGATATTACAGGCTTATACAATTTGGAAGGATCAAACTATAACATCATTAAATTAAATGCTGATTCCACTTTTCAGTTTGAAAACTTTAATGTGAATAATTTTGACCTTAACCTTTTTCAACCTAAAAAAGGACGCGAGCCACACCGGTTTGCAGCTTCCGGCAGTTGGAGTAGAATAAGTGCGGATTCAATAGAACTACATAGTGTAAATGCCATAACCGACACTTCGTGTTATTGGACTGTAATTAAGCAGCCAAATAGTACCGGTGATTTTAAGTTTACTTTTCAATCATTAAGCGGTGTTAATGTTGGCATTTTTCAAATTTCAAAAGATCCCGACTTCAAAAATGATATTGCTATGCGATTACACGGAGGTTTTAAATCTTTTGAAATGGAGCCGGAAAAATTTGATACATTGTATTTTAATGATGGTAATCAAAGTTTATTATATCCGGTTTGGCGTTTTGTTAAGGGAAGTAATTTACCGGCTCATTATATCATCACCTTGAAACCACCTCACTTTAATGGCTATTTTAAAAACAAGGTTGTTGCTATTAAAGGCAATAAGTTAAAGTTTAGCAAAGACTCGGTTTACAAAAAATTCACCCCAACCCGATGAACACCTTCGATCAATCCAACTTCCATACTATTTGCGATGAGCTTGCCGGTAAGGATGCTGACCTGAAGATGGTGATCGATACCTACGGCTACCCACCCATGTGGAGCAGGCCCAATACGTTTGAAACACTGGTGCATATTATCCTGGAGCAACAGGTGTCCTTAGCTTCGGCGTTATCAGCCTTAAATAAATTGCGCGAGCGTATTCAGGAGATCACCCCATCGCGGGTATTGCTGCTCACAGACGAAGAACTAAAAGCCTGTTACTTTAGCCGCCAAAAAACCATCTATGTTCGTTATTTAGCCGAGGCTATGCTTACCGGCGAGATCAACCTGAAACATAT
Protein-coding sequences here:
- a CDS encoding GNAT family N-acetyltransferase, which translates into the protein MYTIRQANINDAATIVQLAQEIWWPTYSPILEKEQIEYMLGTIYAPEVIERQVETGEQTFLLLLEDDQAVGFAAYSQREDNPEVYKLHKLYCLPAMQGKGYGKALINKIVKHVKATGADKLDLNVNRHNKAKGMYEKMGFEVIYEEDIPIGPYFMNDYVMRKEL
- a CDS encoding ABC transporter ATP-binding protein, encoding MIEVKDIVKVYAGKAVVNVPQLEIKAGESIGLVGNNGAGKTTLFRMVLDLIRADKGEILSKGQIVAGNEHWKNYTAAYLDEGFLIDYLTPEEYLYFIGGLNGESKAHVDDFLTTLAEFFNGEILKRGKYIRDLSKGNQAKVGIAACLLQKPELLMLDEPFANIDPSTQIRLKNILKELSSQRGVTTIVSSHDLNHITDVSDRIILMEKGVIIKDIATGSSTLAELEDYFAVGQSFE
- a CDS encoding DUF5687 family protein, with protein sequence MTSTFISHELKSFWRAKNTGKNIAVRIVMGLLILYLLGSILVIGFALDKILEGIYKNQDIVAPFCGILLLYFLCDLLLRLQLQELPTLKVQPYLHLRVKRNTVIKYLSAVSMLSFFNLWPYLLFSFFIFKVIAPDSGVAALAFFVAITGFMVFNNYLALYIKRRSNLNGWIFLAVSAVLILINAGDFMWHFYSIKAISYSFFGKMMTTPALALVPVALAAVMFYINFLFLKANLYLEDLNANKASSYKNSTDYPILNRFGSVGDLVANEIKLIFRNKRPRSALIMGLFFMLYGLFFYPNPAFKNNEGFKVFVGMFMTGIFIINYGQFMFSWQASHFDGILVSKVKFTDFLKAKYLLFTGVSTVAFILTIPYVYFGWRVVLIHFVMYLWNLGVNTTIILYFANRNHRRIDLSKGASFNWEGVGATQLLVSIPLLVTPFVLYAPLRYFVNSNVALAVLAAVGVICIALRPFWIKKLEQDFITKKFKLAEGFRAK
- a CDS encoding replication-associated recombination protein A; protein product: MNNLPPLAERMRPATLDDYVGQKHLVGPGAVLRKAIESGSLPSMIFWGPPGVGKTTLAYIISQSLYRPFFSLSAINSGVKDVREVIEKASLLKDRGETLPVLFIDEIHRFSKSQQDSLLGAVERGIVTLIGATTENPSFEVISALLSRCQVYILQHLSEADLVNLLEKAMSEDVILKDKHITIKEHEALLRLSGGDARKLLNIFELLVNAFDGDSIELDNEVVLEHVQQNMALYDKTGEQHYDIISAFIKSMRGSDPNGAVYWLARMIVGGEDPLFIARRMLILASEDIGNANPNALLLAQSCFEAVTKIGMPESQLILSQTAIYLATSPKSNSATTAIGEAIALVKQTGDLPVPLHLRNAPTKLMKNIGYGKNYKYAHNFEGNFTDLDFLPEAIRGRKIYQPGVNSKENEIREKLKKLWGNRYKY
- a CDS encoding DNA-3-methyladenine glycosylase 2 family protein encodes the protein MNTFDQSNFHTICDELAGKDADLKMVIDTYGYPPMWSRPNTFETLVHIILEQQVSLASALSALNKLRERIQEITPSRVLLLTDEELKACYFSRQKTIYVRYLAEAMLTGEINLKHIAAMPDDAVRNCLTTLKGIGNWTVDVYLMFVLHRTDVFPSGDLAAVNALKRVKQLPPETTKEAVALIAGQWAPYRTVATMMLWHWYLSCPKKVRR